The proteins below are encoded in one region of Streptomyces sp. NBC_00490:
- a CDS encoding restriction endonuclease-related protein, whose amino-acid sequence MPDQQLVPDWLSNPDVVLLRDVATAVLHLAAVDRLDSFTLPYPAGAQRALDALVLQCLRNGAKPPAGVPEMMRWARARPLGSWPLDRLPADLFDTADRLIDEDSGEPAQLCHELAVQGYGDSTGRQYDRLVIHEALRACRAVSSPESYTAFRRLLVNRPVLTEADWTEVSTDLFLDPVRFLIEEIYAPVPLGFRRDGACLCCHRCLTLLHPVSDTEWWCERDQCRHQGPPPRGRQLVASEVGELRQLRKPLRQFVTGPGRAEVFLEGELRALGLTVEMWPGFDAYDLRITFPDGHVWAVDVKDWAHPAFLGRAATAVRPEPPYDEACWVVPAFRVRARRDYLAMYARERGAGAGGLRLLTDDQLKRTARLRLSGERGPDASIAPLHTVPPAREHGGARTASSRSGNQTAATDGAGKKGPDHA is encoded by the coding sequence ATGCCTGACCAACAGCTCGTACCGGACTGGCTGTCCAACCCCGATGTCGTCCTCCTGCGGGACGTGGCCACCGCCGTACTGCACCTGGCGGCCGTCGACCGCCTTGACTCCTTCACTCTGCCCTACCCGGCCGGCGCGCAGCGGGCCCTGGATGCTCTGGTACTCCAGTGCCTGCGCAACGGCGCCAAGCCCCCGGCCGGGGTGCCCGAGATGATGCGCTGGGCCCGCGCCCGCCCCTTGGGCAGCTGGCCCCTCGACCGGCTGCCCGCGGACCTGTTCGACACCGCGGACCGGCTGATCGACGAGGATTCCGGAGAGCCCGCGCAGCTCTGCCACGAGCTCGCCGTGCAGGGGTATGGCGACAGCACCGGACGGCAGTACGACCGCCTGGTGATCCACGAGGCCCTGCGCGCCTGCCGGGCCGTGTCGTCACCCGAGTCGTACACGGCCTTCCGTCGCCTCCTGGTAAATCGGCCTGTCCTCACCGAGGCGGACTGGACCGAGGTGAGCACCGACCTCTTCCTCGACCCCGTGCGCTTTCTCATCGAGGAGATCTACGCCCCCGTCCCCCTCGGGTTCCGCCGGGACGGCGCGTGCCTGTGCTGTCACCGCTGCCTGACCCTGCTCCATCCGGTGTCCGACACCGAGTGGTGGTGCGAGCGCGACCAGTGCCGGCACCAAGGTCCCCCACCGCGCGGTCGGCAACTCGTCGCGTCCGAGGTGGGCGAGCTGCGTCAACTGCGGAAACCTTTGCGGCAGTTCGTCACCGGCCCTGGACGCGCCGAGGTCTTTCTGGAGGGCGAGCTACGCGCCCTGGGCCTCACCGTCGAGATGTGGCCCGGCTTCGACGCGTACGACCTTCGCATCACCTTCCCCGACGGTCACGTATGGGCTGTCGACGTCAAGGACTGGGCACACCCCGCCTTCCTCGGACGCGCCGCCACCGCCGTCCGCCCCGAGCCCCCGTACGACGAAGCCTGTTGGGTGGTGCCCGCATTCCGGGTGCGTGCCCGCCGTGACTACCTGGCCATGTACGCCAGGGAGCGGGGCGCGGGGGCGGGCGGTCTGCGGCTGCTGACGGACGATCAGCTGAAACGGACCGCGCGGCTGCGGCTGTCCGGCGAACGCGGGCCGGACGCGTCCATCGCGCCCCTGCACACAGTGCCTCCGGCCAGGGAGCACGGCGGGGCACGCACAGCGTCGTCCCGGTCCGGAAACCAGACGGCGGCGACCGACGGCGCCGGGAAGAAGGGACCAGACCATGCGTGA
- a CDS encoding PD-(D/E)XK nuclease family protein produces MQNPPGVVGHDWLIRASPRMARPDDAACPTHRRTAMRPLLVADPAVPFRRPPREEFGFGPLFTALDLLEYDGWSVERVREELRGTRGPFRGWGAPVHPAHLAWTAHALERYVAARTREQAAAVEAGLPETKPVKQPWTWRTSRTDAPDARGARQYEHTLWGRMYTSSDGRVRDLWLPSMGRAKTHRPDAELGAVAQVMAFGAPTPRRKQRAQPPPTATESTCLPQVVRVFDVGCADGSVEKLLSEDPAKASQRFRDDAVPAFVTAATELGVQPGESCVDCKAIAGCTDLKRTPRLWGGHPPALARPRRSVSVWDLRLHAECPAQYHLVRRLHLNDLSAEDRGARRGRAVDAWLDAEHAERPVRGCRDREIPEPTAIRARAGLDDTSAREAAGMLAEHRLLCPLNGLDADEQVLVQHRVTAYVPELDIVVLAVPDLVYTHRGRWIWRETKTSARPLWERDSLLHTYPQLALGVLLFHAGALGDDPRRSWVELEHLREGHGESRLEPIDPGRDENVDEARAVITELAQPLLDDTTYEPRTGRHCHGCQARTWCRPGTAYVTDHPRPPSPDTQTSPRGDATPHA; encoded by the coding sequence ATGCAGAACCCACCCGGCGTCGTCGGCCACGACTGGTTGATCAGGGCGAGCCCCCGGATGGCCCGGCCCGACGACGCGGCCTGTCCCACCCACCGACGCACCGCGATGCGGCCTCTGCTCGTCGCCGACCCGGCCGTGCCGTTCCGGCGGCCACCCCGCGAGGAGTTCGGGTTCGGCCCGCTGTTCACCGCCCTCGACCTGCTGGAATACGACGGATGGTCCGTGGAGCGGGTACGCGAGGAACTCCGGGGCACCCGCGGTCCCTTCCGGGGATGGGGCGCCCCGGTCCACCCCGCCCACCTGGCCTGGACCGCCCACGCCCTGGAGCGCTACGTGGCCGCCCGTACCCGCGAACAGGCAGCCGCCGTCGAGGCCGGGCTGCCTGAGACCAAGCCGGTGAAGCAGCCATGGACGTGGCGCACTTCCCGCACGGACGCTCCCGACGCGCGTGGCGCCCGGCAGTACGAGCACACCCTCTGGGGCCGCATGTACACCTCCTCCGACGGAAGGGTGCGCGACCTGTGGCTGCCTTCCATGGGCCGGGCCAAGACCCACCGCCCCGACGCGGAACTCGGGGCCGTGGCACAGGTGATGGCCTTCGGCGCGCCCACGCCTCGCCGCAAGCAACGCGCCCAACCTCCGCCCACCGCGACCGAGAGCACCTGCTTGCCCCAAGTGGTCCGCGTCTTCGACGTCGGGTGCGCCGACGGGTCCGTGGAGAAGCTGCTCTCCGAAGACCCCGCCAAGGCGAGTCAGCGGTTCAGGGACGACGCTGTGCCTGCCTTCGTCACGGCTGCCACCGAACTCGGCGTGCAGCCCGGGGAGAGCTGTGTCGACTGCAAGGCCATCGCCGGCTGCACGGATCTGAAACGCACCCCGCGGCTGTGGGGCGGGCACCCTCCGGCTCTCGCACGCCCACGCCGCTCTGTCTCCGTCTGGGACCTGCGGCTGCACGCCGAGTGCCCCGCCCAGTACCACCTGGTGCGGCGACTGCACCTCAACGACCTCTCGGCCGAGGACCGGGGGGCACGGCGCGGCAGAGCCGTCGATGCCTGGCTCGACGCAGAGCACGCCGAACGCCCGGTGCGCGGCTGCCGGGACCGCGAGATCCCCGAGCCGACGGCGATACGGGCCAGGGCCGGACTCGACGACACCTCCGCACGCGAGGCTGCCGGGATGCTCGCGGAACACCGGCTCCTGTGCCCCCTCAACGGACTTGACGCCGACGAGCAGGTGCTCGTACAACATCGGGTCACGGCCTACGTGCCCGAACTCGACATCGTCGTCCTCGCCGTACCCGACCTGGTGTACACCCACCGCGGCCGGTGGATCTGGCGCGAGACCAAGACGTCGGCCCGCCCGCTGTGGGAACGCGATTCCCTGCTCCACACCTATCCCCAACTCGCCCTCGGTGTCCTGCTGTTCCACGCGGGCGCGCTGGGCGACGACCCGCGCCGCTCCTGGGTCGAACTGGAGCACCTACGTGAGGGCCACGGGGAGAGTCGGCTCGAACCCATCGACCCCGGCCGCGACGAGAACGTCGACGAAGCCCGGGCCGTCATCACCGAACTCGCCCAGCCACTCCTGGACGACACCACCTACGAACCGAGGACCGGACGCCACTGCCACGGCTGTCAGGCCCGGACCTGGTGTCGGCCCGGCACCGCTTACGTCACCGACCATCCGCGCCCGCCGAGCCCCGACACGCAGACCTCGCCACGAGGAGACGCCACGCCCCATGCCTGA